CGACTACGACGTCGACGAGCGTGGCCCGGAAGCGATCGACCGGATCGTCGAGCAGGTCCGCTCGCGCTATGCGGCCCAGGACGTTCCCTACGACGTGACGCCCTCGTTCGTCCGGGAGCTGTACGAGCAAACACCCGACGGAACGATTCGCCCATTCACCTGCCATCTCGACGGGTCGTTCGTCGGCGGCATCCTGGCCGTGGCGTTCGACGACACCATCGCCCGCTGGCAGGGTGGTGTCAAACCCGACGTTGACAGTGACTTCCCTATCAACGACGTGCTGGACTGGGACGTGATGCGCGCCGGACGGGAGATCGGCTGCACGACGTACGATCTCGTCGGCGCGAACTTCCCCCGTATCAATCGCTACAAGTCGAAATTCGGTCCGATACTGACACCGTTTTACGAGGTCGAACAGGCCTCACTGCTCGGCTCACTTGCAGCACGGATGTACAAACACCGGAAGTAATTGCGGCACGCTATCAGACGCGTTCATCGACATTTGCGGGTCGATCCATTCCCTCTGGATGGTTCTCTTCGTTCTGGAAGTTCCGGCTCGGAGTCACCCCGGAAGCCAGTGTCTCCCGGACACCACTGAGAAATAGCCGTGGATCGTCCAGCCGAATGTAGTCGAACCGAGGATGGCGGATCGTCGAGGTGATCATATTCCAGAGGGTTCCGGCGGTCGACGGCCGTTCGATGAAGGGCGACTCATCGCGCCAGAGGCTTGCCAGATGGGCCAGTTCCCCGTACGCGATGTGACAGGCTACTCCGGGCTCGTACTGATTCTCGATTTCCTCCCCGCGCCCCATCGCTCGCTGGTAGTAGTAGTACGGGAAGTCCGCCCCGGCCCGAACTGCCTCTGGCATCGACTGCCAGACACGCGGGTTGATCTCCAGGAACTTCCACTCACCGGTCTCTGCGTCTTTGACGTACTCGATACAGGCGTATCCGTGCCAGTCGAGCTGTTCCAGGAGCGTCCGCGCGGCGTCATCGACTGCCTGTGAGTGTACGGACTTCCGGTAGACTCCGCCGCCGCCAACCCAGGAGTTCTGCCGTATCTGTCGGTGCTGGTACGTCGCCAGCGGTTCGCCGTGATCCCACAGCGCAGTGTAGAGGTGCTTTCGCTCCTGTGGGATGAAATCCTGAACGATTGGGTCGTGATGCATCTCCTCGCGAAGTTCGTCCACATCGGGGCGTGCTCCAGCCGGCACTGATCGGACGTGTTTGACTTCCTGAAGTGATCCCGCCGGGAAATCCTCAACGTAATCCCCAGTGAGAATGTTGTACCGTGATTTGACGATGACGTCTCGATCCCACGAGTCAACCTCCGAAAGGAGTCGCGTGTCGGCATGAGGGACTCCGACTTGAGCCGCAGTCTCCGCGAGTCGGTGTCGGTCGTGACCGCTTTCGAGGACGTCCAGCGAGGGTGTGACGAGAGAAATGTGCTCTTCGAACTCCGCACGGAACTTGGCGAAGACGTAGGCGTCACACTCACGAACAGGATAGGCGGTAGCGATGTCGGGACGGCGAGCCAACTCCAGTAGCGAATCCTTGTACGCGAGCAGGTCGTTCGGCGATGCAGGTAGCAGTACCGCTTCCGAACAGTACCGAGAGGCGAAATGCGGGATCCGTTCCCGGGGCGACGCGACGACAGTGTCTATCCCACGACGATGCAGCGAGCGCATGATGGCGTAACTTTTCAGTTCTTTGCCAGTCGGAATGAGAACAGCTCCACCCCGAACGGACGACTCGGTCATACGTCAATGCTTCCGCCGAGTCACTATTCAGTATACACGTCATACTCCAATGCGACCCCCTCCTACGGGGAATGCATGCGACAACTCACAACTGTAGCAAGTGCATACTTACTGCCGTCGCTATGGAACGTGGATGTGATTGATGGCTAACAAACACATGACGAGAAACTCATATGAGGATCGATACGTATCCCAAAACAGAGATACAGTACCGGATGTATCGTTTCTCACTGATCGACTAGAGGCCACGCTTGCGTACTCGCGTGCCAGAGACTACACCGGCTGGGACTACGGTGACGGGATGGACAGTCGCCTCAGACGCGCGATCCCTGTCGACTCGAAGTGGCTGAATATCGCGTTTCAGGAGACTGCGAAACGCTTTCCGGTGAACATCCGTCCACTACTGGGCGTCACACAGCGGCCCAACTACCAGGGCCATGCGTTGTTCGCGATGGCCAACCAGACTCTGGATCGGATCGAAGCAGGTGAACGCGGACGCCGACTGGGGGTCGACTACGGTGAGGAGGCACGCACACTTGCGGAGTGGCTGGTCGAAAACCGGACACAGGGCTATAGCGGGTACTGTGCGAGCTATCCCCATCCGATCCAGCATCTTGACGGGTTGGGCGAACCGGGCGAACCTGATATCGTGAACACGTCTTTCGGGGTGGAGGCGCTGGTTCGCGCAGGCGAATTCGACGCTTCCTATCCCGAGGTCGCCGAGAGTGCCAGGGATTTCGTTCTGGACGATCTGGACTATCGTCCGGCCGAATCCGGTCGCGGCGCGGTGATCGACTACCACACCAAACACCCACAGGAGTACTACACGATCAACGCCGGCGCACTCTGTGCACGGCTCTTTCTGGATCTGTATGACCACTTCGAGAACCCGGCCGATCTCGATCGGGCACGAGAACTACTTGACCACATCGAGGATCTGCAGACTGACCGGGGTGGCTGGAAATATCGCGATCCACCGGACTCTTCGCATCTCTCGATGGATACCCACCACAACGGGTTCATCATCGAGTCCTACCAGCGCTATCGAGACGTCGTCGAGGACGGTCGGTACGACGACACGCTGGACGACGCGCTTGCCTTCTTCCGTGGGGAACTGTTCGCGGACAACGGAGCGCCGAACTTCGACGAGCGCTCGACGTTTCCCAGAGATATCCACGCGAGTACGCAGGGCGTGCTCGTGTTCACCTACGCCGGTGATCTGGCGTTCGCGCGGCGGATCCTCCAGTGGGTCTTCGAGAATCTCTATGTCGGTGACGGGCAGTTCTACTACCGAAAGGAGCGGTTTTTCACGCGGCGCGTGACACTGATGCGGTGGTGTCAGGCTTGGATGGCCTTCGCGATTAGCGAATATCTTGACGCATATACAGACGGTCAAGGCGACCGCACCGGGGCTTGATTCCGGTTCACTTCTGCTCGGACTGATACTGGTGGCGATACCATTTCGAAATGATCTGACACGCCGTCGTACCAGATATCGTCACGAACGTATAGCCACCAGTATGACACACCCGGACCAGGCCGGTAATCAGTGCATAGTTTTGCCCTCATTTCTCCCATCGTAAGGGTATGAACGCCCACGAGGCAGTCAAATCACTCTATCTCAGAGCGGGGAGGGTGGTCTTGGACAACAAACTGCTTGATGCGAAGTGGTTCGTCGAACAGGAGATTAATACCTGGACGGACTGGATGGACGTCCCGGTTCGTCGCCGCCTGCCCCTGTGGAGACAGGGGTTTCTCAGCCCGAATATCCAGCTCTACGATCTAGAGAACACCGATCCGGAGAAGTACCTCAGTCATCTCCAGGCGTTCCGTCTGTACGCCCGTGCGAACGGTGATCACCGCTACCTCGTAGACGATAAGCTCAGCCAGCA
This window of the Halapricum desulfuricans genome carries:
- a CDS encoding antibiotic ABC transporter permease; the protein is MDSRLRRAIPVDSKWLNIAFQETAKRFPVNIRPLLGVTQRPNYQGHALFAMANQTLDRIEAGERGRRLGVDYGEEARTLAEWLVENRTQGYSGYCASYPHPIQHLDGLGEPGEPDIVNTSFGVEALVRAGEFDASYPEVAESARDFVLDDLDYRPAESGRGAVIDYHTKHPQEYYTINAGALCARLFLDLYDHFENPADLDRARELLDHIEDLQTDRGGWKYRDPPDSSHLSMDTHHNGFIIESYQRYRDVVEDGRYDDTLDDALAFFRGELFADNGAPNFDERSTFPRDIHASTQGVLVFTYAGDLAFARRILQWVFENLYVGDGQFYYRKERFFTRRVTLMRWCQAWMAFAISEYLDAYTDGQGDRTGA
- a CDS encoding carboxylate--amine ligase; its protein translation is MTESSVRGGAVLIPTGKELKSYAIMRSLHRRGIDTVVASPRERIPHFASRYCSEAVLLPASPNDLLAYKDSLLELARRPDIATAYPVRECDAYVFAKFRAEFEEHISLVTPSLDVLESGHDRHRLAETAAQVGVPHADTRLLSEVDSWDRDVIVKSRYNILTGDYVEDFPAGSLQEVKHVRSVPAGARPDVDELREEMHHDPIVQDFIPQERKHLYTALWDHGEPLATYQHRQIRQNSWVGGGGVYRKSVHSQAVDDAARTLLEQLDWHGYACIEYVKDAETGEWKFLEINPRVWQSMPEAVRAGADFPYYYYQRAMGRGEEIENQYEPGVACHIAYGELAHLASLWRDESPFIERPSTAGTLWNMITSTIRHPRFDYIRLDDPRLFLSGVRETLASGVTPSRNFQNEENHPEGMDRPANVDERV